A section of the Roseivirga sp. BDSF3-8 genome encodes:
- a CDS encoding fibronectin type III domain-containing protein, with product MADLPPLSGLSAEALSHVHAKFSFAGYHRDNRRQATTYRLQYRPTHQPDWPWRSVDITDTVFIARELAPGTPYEVKAGVVRNGIASQWSQVTPFTTQAPPEQACYDDEGPLPEITNREPLPNALVGDQIAVGKFTMRLQEVRGGDGVFSGRGTIYVPWMGLTLPVQFDRIAINTDYRMTDGLVHALSKPLDEWREGIEEFWEDRQQLADTTITVSGYLEAVTLKEPAEGNNEATTDSRTYVVTLASGETLEIQQPPGQSVAVTDSQGRTIVIDEEGRIGPILEPEADTPVLATGDRISQPVYFTAYEHQHYGFDTQLHEAYAEHYESLPLSEDENSEYPIAWKALATGQTDRVTLKGDTTDLKLYTETGQPVPILEKTDDEHYTLLLTGQGDKEEGYLQAIRTNAEDSTESLSGKLNTVSYAPEHFTLKVVPVNGAGYMKPDRGTDILKALKATYGPAVVNWTVTYEKAFTADYDTDGDGALDDGNTGMLSNYTPEMRKLIRRYEQAHKTAEGTYYLFLVHTPKSAIDEDGTHNARAGFMPYKRQFGFIFTSRIGNPDHFDKTIAHELGHGAFRLPHTFVEAPALEEWATKNLMDYTFFGTELHKHQWDLIHNPRPVWGLLTGDEEVAMSDYARINALLDFIRENKGNATPYKKLDFYTGHSWSDVVQLADYEGEQLRLYVELSDNGVLDLAYPDDIYLKTGLSVDPERHTHTGFYLDIPYADKEGTAIRLWAYTFEDFEKLLHRIGFHIPSIAHPYYLDIYKQAIANADGDCDKLDVIYETIPPFVASELPDESLYQALISLSGCIMDDGLYVNGTNEEIAVINILKAYSDKQALYQTLHDHPGLVHDLYAGLDGEDLSTFVNILWELSNRFGPGQTEHFIRLGEVPAEVYEVNPAHRGLAYVLVEGSRFNSRNHLGLYACLGRRNFGTSVQCSKEQPGIADVNPLDLVKLHTGSQEEVLLVPALFVYYHGTQSNREHLMEVISTGSNLLGLGAASKILLTRGAPALLRMLAVIEIGKLALDEAMERSDVRQAIRDEGGDWFVDNYYWISITVDLTVFSADVLTDLVTNGRKASKALRAQGETEAADKLDDIIEQAEEAKRVRGESMIPESLFAGYPHLNGIRSQELIAKIQGLNLDGTTLSKLDETLSDASLLAKFEAEPGLAEAWAIVKNTGFDDLARNTDVLEEVTKLGAKTLDGNPLDIAKLFDNGLGKTLNKALVVDKTKILSRINEWDASKVDDLARRLGKDNYPNLADDLADPDFFKLYDDIINDPENALDIAKKAGDGNLITTAKSAFFNDITKLGKDFEGVVAPALSPGGTWRNKLSDVVKNKFGIDDLGSYEMYKQVQFTYNKSTGDYFVSDQVFVKYGFDADGDKFIENIIVIESKLSDGTKLTGNQSAARNVSEYTVRSRQFVELSQGLEVKSNNWLRAYGDGSGKNIVDITDEFK from the coding sequence GTGGCCGACCTGCCTCCCCTAAGCGGCCTCAGCGCCGAGGCCCTCAGCCACGTCCACGCCAAATTCTCCTTTGCCGGCTACCATAGAGACAACCGCCGCCAGGCCACCACCTACCGGCTGCAGTACCGCCCCACCCACCAGCCCGACTGGCCCTGGCGCAGCGTCGATATCACCGACACGGTCTTCATCGCCCGGGAGCTGGCTCCCGGTACCCCCTACGAAGTAAAGGCCGGCGTGGTGCGCAACGGCATCGCCTCCCAGTGGAGCCAGGTCACCCCCTTTACCACCCAGGCCCCGCCTGAGCAGGCCTGCTATGACGATGAAGGCCCCCTGCCCGAAATCACCAACCGGGAGCCCCTGCCCAATGCCCTGGTGGGTGACCAGATCGCCGTGGGCAAGTTCACCATGCGCCTGCAGGAAGTCCGCGGTGGCGACGGGGTGTTCAGCGGAAGAGGCACCATCTACGTCCCCTGGATGGGCCTTACCCTTCCTGTACAGTTCGACCGCATCGCCATCAATACCGACTACCGGATGACCGACGGGCTCGTCCATGCCCTCAGCAAGCCCCTCGATGAGTGGCGGGAAGGCATAGAAGAATTTTGGGAAGACCGGCAGCAACTGGCCGATACCACCATCACCGTCTCCGGCTACCTTGAAGCCGTCACCCTGAAAGAACCGGCCGAAGGCAATAACGAAGCGACCACCGACTCACGCACCTACGTGGTCACCCTCGCCAGCGGGGAGACCCTCGAGATCCAGCAGCCCCCCGGCCAGAGTGTGGCCGTTACCGACAGCCAGGGCCGCACCATCGTGATCGATGAGGAAGGCCGCATAGGCCCCATCCTCGAGCCGGAGGCAGACACGCCTGTACTCGCCACTGGCGACCGCATCAGCCAGCCCGTCTACTTCACTGCCTACGAGCACCAGCACTACGGCTTCGATACCCAATTGCATGAGGCCTACGCTGAGCACTATGAAAGCCTGCCACTGAGTGAGGATGAAAACAGCGAATACCCCATCGCCTGGAAAGCCTTAGCCACCGGCCAGACCGACAGAGTCACCCTGAAAGGCGATACCACCGACCTGAAGCTCTACACAGAAACAGGCCAGCCCGTACCCATCCTCGAAAAGACCGATGATGAGCACTACACCCTGCTACTCACCGGCCAGGGCGATAAAGAAGAAGGCTACCTGCAGGCCATACGCACCAATGCTGAAGACAGCACTGAGAGCCTCAGTGGGAAACTCAATACGGTAAGCTACGCCCCCGAGCACTTCACCCTGAAGGTAGTGCCCGTCAACGGGGCCGGCTACATGAAGCCCGACCGTGGGACAGACATCTTAAAAGCCCTGAAAGCCACCTATGGCCCCGCCGTAGTCAACTGGACCGTCACTTACGAGAAAGCCTTTACCGCCGACTACGACACCGATGGAGACGGCGCCCTGGACGACGGGAATACCGGCATGCTCTCCAACTACACCCCTGAGATGAGAAAGCTCATCAGGCGCTATGAGCAGGCGCATAAGACAGCAGAAGGCACCTACTACCTCTTCCTGGTCCACACCCCCAAAAGCGCCATAGACGAAGACGGAACGCACAACGCCAGGGCCGGCTTTATGCCCTACAAGCGCCAGTTCGGCTTCATCTTCACCTCCCGCATCGGTAACCCCGACCACTTCGACAAGACCATCGCCCACGAGCTCGGCCACGGCGCCTTCCGGCTCCCGCACACCTTCGTGGAGGCTCCCGCCCTGGAGGAGTGGGCCACCAAAAACCTGATGGACTACACCTTTTTCGGTACCGAGCTGCACAAACACCAGTGGGACCTCATCCACAACCCCCGACCCGTATGGGGGCTGCTCACCGGGGATGAGGAGGTGGCGATGAGTGACTACGCCCGTATCAACGCCCTGCTTGACTTTATCAGAGAGAATAAAGGAAACGCCACCCCTTATAAAAAGCTTGATTTTTATACCGGTCACTCGTGGAGCGATGTCGTACAACTTGCCGACTACGAGGGAGAACAGCTCCGCCTGTACGTCGAGCTGTCCGATAATGGCGTGCTTGACCTGGCCTATCCGGATGACATTTACCTCAAAACAGGTCTTTCCGTTGACCCCGAACGCCATACCCACACCGGCTTTTACCTCGACATACCCTACGCAGATAAAGAAGGCACCGCCATTCGCCTGTGGGCTTACACTTTTGAAGATTTTGAAAAGCTACTTCACAGGATAGGGTTTCACATTCCCTCTATCGCTCATCCATATTATCTGGACATCTACAAGCAAGCGATAGCCAATGCGGATGGCGACTGTGACAAGCTTGATGTCATCTACGAAACCATTCCCCCTTTCGTCGCCTCCGAATTACCGGATGAAAGCCTGTATCAGGCATTAATCTCTTTATCAGGCTGTATAATGGACGACGGCCTCTATGTAAACGGCACCAATGAAGAGATAGCCGTCATAAACATTCTTAAGGCCTATAGTGACAAGCAGGCGTTATACCAGACCCTGCATGACCACCCCGGCCTGGTCCATGATCTTTATGCCGGCCTGGATGGCGAAGACCTCAGCACCTTCGTCAACATCCTTTGGGAGTTGTCCAATCGCTTTGGCCCTGGGCAGACTGAGCACTTTATCCGCTTAGGTGAAGTGCCTGCGGAGGTTTATGAAGTAAACCCTGCCCACAGAGGCCTCGCCTATGTACTGGTAGAAGGCAGCCGGTTTAACAGCCGGAACCACCTGGGCCTGTACGCCTGCCTGGGCAGGCGTAACTTCGGCACCAGCGTCCAATGCTCGAAAGAGCAGCCCGGCATCGCCGATGTAAACCCCCTCGATCTGGTGAAGCTGCATACCGGCAGCCAGGAAGAAGTACTACTGGTCCCCGCCCTCTTCGTCTACTACCATGGCACCCAAAGCAACCGGGAGCACCTGATGGAAGTAATCAGCACCGGGTCTAACCTGTTAGGACTTGGCGCTGCTTCTAAAATACTGCTAACGCGTGGGGCTCCGGCCCTTTTACGTATGCTCGCCGTCATAGAGATAGGAAAGCTGGCCCTGGACGAAGCGATGGAGCGGTCCGATGTCCGGCAAGCCATTCGAGATGAAGGAGGCGATTGGTTTGTGGATAATTACTACTGGATCAGTATCACCGTAGACCTGACCGTTTTCAGTGCGGATGTGCTGACTGATTTAGTGACGAATGGCCGTAAGGCCAGCAAGGCCCTGCGCGCGCAGGGAGAGACCGAAGCTGCGGACAAGCTGGATGACATCATCGAACAGGCTGAAGAGGCGAAGAGAGTGAGGGGGGAATCCATGATTCCTGAGTCCCTTTTTGCCGGCTATCCGCACCTGAACGGCATTCGTAGCCAGGAGCTGATAGCCAAAATCCAAGGTCTGAACCTCGATGGCACGACCTTGTCCAAACTGGACGAAACCCTTTCAGATGCCAGCCTTTTGGCTAAATTTGAAGCCGAACCGGGGTTGGCTGAGGCGTGGGCAATTGTTAAAAATACTGGCTTTGATGATCTAGCAAGAAATACCGATGTTTTAGAGGAGGTAACTAAACTTGGTGCTAAAACTTTAGATGGAAATCCACTCGATATAGCCAAACTTTTTGATAATGGCTTGGGAAAGACCTTAAATAAGGCTTTAGTTGTAGATAAAACCAAGATACTTTCCAGAATCAATGAATGGGATGCCAGTAAAGTTGATGATTTAGCTAGACGATTAGGAAAGGACAATTATCCAAATCTAGCTGATGATTTGGCTGATCCTGATTTCTTTAAGCTTTATGACGATATAATTAATGATCCAGAAAATGCTCTGGATATAGCGAAAAAGGCAGGTGACGGAAATTTAATAACTACAGCCAAGAGTGCTTTTTTCAATGATATAACAAAGCTAGGAAAGGACTTTGAGGGTGTTGTGGCTCCTGCTCTTAGCCCCGGAGGGACATGGAGAAACAAGCTAAGTGATGTTGTTAAAAATAAATTTGGAATTGATGATTTGGGCTCATACGAAATGTATAAACAGGTACAATTCACTTATAATAAATCAACTGGAGACTATTTTGTATCAGATCAGGTTTTTGTGAAATATGGTTTTGATGCTGATGGTGATAAATTCATTGAGAATATCATAGTAATAGAAAGTAAACTCTCAGATGGGACAAAACTAACAGGTAATCAATCGGCCGCAAGAAATGTGTCAGAATACACTGTTAGAAGTAGACAATTTGTTGAGTTGAGTCAAGGTTTAGAAGTGAAGTCAAATAATTGGTTAAGAGCTTATGGAGATGGCTCCGGAAAAAATATTGTAGATATCACAGATGAGTTTAAATAA